A genomic region of uncultured Treponema sp. contains the following coding sequences:
- a CDS encoding HEAT repeat domain-containing protein, which translates to MKVSKLIASACCIFIFQAVFAQEQQNEKDQTSRNETTVEDEYLSSVQDVIIGELAASDEYDNKNVALQYLEEAIGEGRSSPEMTAALSSLAGEGIKKQSRTNGRIMNNFPDIRAKACDLLGQIPTVESKNTLISIATEDKEPMVVTAAIRSLGNIGMNDNDDVVSMIEFVHKRYAALNPTSSLALEVLNAYEKLAPTVQNKNEMIQSITSIGTNYKYVRPVREKALNLLKSIRGSNNSNNNNNNNKEEK; encoded by the coding sequence ATGAAAGTATCAAAGCTGATTGCAAGCGCCTGTTGTATTTTTATTTTTCAGGCAGTTTTTGCACAGGAACAGCAGAATGAAAAAGACCAGACTTCAAGAAACGAAACGACTGTAGAAGATGAATACTTAAGCAGCGTACAAGATGTAATAATTGGAGAACTTGCCGCTTCTGATGAATATGACAATAAGAATGTAGCTTTGCAGTATTTGGAAGAAGCTATTGGAGAGGGAAGAAGCTCTCCAGAGATGACAGCAGCTCTTTCCAGCCTTGCAGGTGAAGGAATAAAAAAACAGTCGCGCACAAACGGCCGCATAATGAACAACTTCCCGGACATCCGCGCAAAAGCCTGCGATCTTCTTGGACAAATTCCTACAGTTGAATCAAAGAATACGCTTATTTCAATTGCCACAGAAGACAAAGAGCCTATGGTTGTTACAGCAGCTATCCGCTCGTTGGGAAATATCGGCATGAACGACAATGATGACGTTGTAAGCATGATTGAATTTGTGCATAAACGATATGCCGCTCTCAATCCTACAAGTTCGCTTGCTCTCGAAGTTCTTAACGCTTACGAAAAGCTTGCTCCTACAGTTCAGAATAAAAATGAAATGATTCAGTCAATTACTTCAATTGGAACAAACTACAAATATGTAAGACCTGTAAGAGAAAAGGCATTGAATCTTTTAAAGTCAATTCGGGGAAGCAATAATTCAAACAACAATAACAACAATAATAAAGAGGAAAAATAA
- the coaD gene encoding pantetheine-phosphate adenylyltransferase, which produces MTTAVFPGSFDPPTYGHLNIIERASRLFDKIDVLISVNPDKKCLFSDKERYDLLIKLTENYKNVTVHIWNTLVADYCRKSGANVLIRGVRNAMDFSHEFDLSLMNKHLNSDVETLLIPTAQKYFLVRSSSIKEVARFGGDISTMVPKIVEIEMKKKFFEQNSVSK; this is translated from the coding sequence ATGACTACAGCTGTTTTTCCGGGGTCTTTTGATCCTCCGACTTACGGACATTTGAATATAATAGAAAGAGCGAGCCGTCTTTTTGACAAGATTGATGTCTTGATTTCTGTAAATCCTGACAAAAAGTGCCTTTTTTCTGACAAGGAACGCTACGACTTGCTTATAAAGCTTACAGAAAACTACAAAAATGTTACCGTGCATATATGGAATACACTTGTTGCCGACTACTGCAGGAAATCCGGCGCGAATGTGCTGATTAGGGGAGTGCGGAATGCCATGGATTTTTCGCATGAATTTGACCTTTCCCTTATGAACAAGCACTTGAACAGCGATGTTGAAACTCTTTTGATTCCGACTGCGCAGAAATATTTTCTTGTGCGCTCAAGCAGCATAAAGGAAGTTGCCCGTTTTGGCGGCGATATAAGCACAATGGTTCCAAAAATTGTTGAAATTGAGATGAAAAAGAAGTTTTTTGAGCAGAATTCTGTTTCAAAATAA
- the rpmF gene encoding 50S ribosomal protein L32 codes for MAVPRSKTSKAVTKRRRGVNMHLDTPNLVACGNCGNLVLPHHVCKKCGFYKGRQVLTPEVNG; via the coding sequence ATGGCAGTACCTAGATCGAAAACTTCAAAAGCTGTAACCAAGAGAAGACGTGGCGTTAATATGCATCTTGACACACCGAATCTTGTAGCATGCGGAAACTGCGGAAACTTAGTTCTTCCACACCACGTATGCAAGAAATGCGGTTTCTACAAGGGCCGTCAGGTTCTTACTCCAGAAGTTAATGGCTAA
- the acpP gene encoding acyl carrier protein translates to MDELFVKIQKLIAEKLGIDESKVTMDASFRGDLGADSLDTYELVYAIEEEMGVSIPDDKANEFETVKDAYDYIKSQQQ, encoded by the coding sequence ATGGACGAATTGTTTGTAAAGATTCAGAAGCTTATCGCTGAAAAACTCGGAATTGATGAGTCAAAAGTTACAATGGATGCATCTTTCCGTGGCGACCTTGGAGCAGACAGCCTTGACACTTATGAGCTTGTTTATGCTATTGAAGAGGAAATGGGTGTTTCTATTCCTGATGACAAGGCTAATGAATTTGAAACTGTAAAAGATGCTTACGACTACATCAAGTCTCAGCAGCAGTAA
- the rnc gene encoding ribonuclease III, with amino-acid sequence MGFKNLFYPEKNLTKERKKELDEFCRHLKLHFKNYSLLDLAFHHRSYSNENSSYKRYNNERLEFLGDSVLGLATAAFLYNDMSQNKEGDLAKIKANVVSEQSLAPIAVEKMHIDKYLVLGKGEELSGGRSKKAILADAVEAVIGALYIDSGYESAEKLVLELIIPEIRKVQSDHGSKDYKTLLQEFYQKKTNACPSYSLVKTTGPDHDRIFYVSVKLGNVVYGPASGKNKKSAEQAAAGVACKALGIE; translated from the coding sequence ATGGGTTTTAAAAATCTTTTTTATCCAGAGAAAAATTTAACAAAAGAAAGAAAAAAGGAGCTTGATGAATTTTGCCGGCATTTAAAGCTTCATTTTAAAAATTATTCTTTGTTGGATTTGGCGTTTCATCACAGGTCTTATTCAAACGAAAATTCTTCTTACAAAAGATATAATAATGAGCGTCTTGAATTTCTTGGGGACAGCGTGCTTGGGCTTGCGACGGCTGCATTTTTGTATAACGATATGTCGCAGAACAAAGAAGGCGATCTTGCAAAAATAAAGGCGAATGTTGTAAGCGAGCAGTCTCTTGCGCCGATTGCTGTTGAAAAAATGCACATTGACAAATATCTTGTGCTTGGAAAAGGCGAGGAGCTTTCAGGCGGAAGATCAAAAAAGGCGATTCTGGCTGATGCGGTTGAAGCTGTTATCGGCGCTTTGTATATTGATTCTGGATATGAAAGCGCGGAAAAGCTTGTTCTTGAGCTGATTATTCCTGAAATAAGAAAAGTTCAAAGCGATCACGGAAGCAAGGATTATAAAACTTTGCTTCAGGAATTTTATCAGAAGAAAACAAACGCTTGTCCTTCTTATTCGCTTGTAAAGACAACTGGTCCCGACCATGACAGAATTTTTTATGTTTCTGTAAAGCTTGGAAATGTTGTTTACGGACCTGCTAGCGGAAAAAATAAAAAGTCAGCGGAGCAGGCTGCGGCTGGAGTTGCTTGCAAGGCTCTTGGAATTGAATAG
- a CDS encoding HD domain-containing protein has protein sequence MFSSKSVKIPEKLIKVSKIFSDNGFKSYLVGGAVRDMLMGKTCHDYDIATNATPEQVMKIFRNVIPTGIAHGTVTIHIFGLELETTTFRTETEYSDGRHPDKVKYADTIEEDLSRRDFTMNAIAAELSTGKITDPFDGQKDIQRKIIRTVGNPLERFSEDGLRPVRAIRFSGQLGFKIEEKTFGAISKEEILKKVEGISTERFRDEFCKILQTEKPSVGLKLLEQTGILKIFIPQFSICRNCLQQDERGFHEFDVADHILYACDGCPKENLTVRLAAFYHDIGKPESKTIETVNGKERIHFHGHEQISAEKAKASMASLKFSNDEIKKVSHLVKEHMFHYESNWTDSAVRRFIIRVGAENLDDLFLLRLADIYGMHRVPLQQNSPSWNLLVELKKRIEKLLNENSALSLKDLKVNGKDLMAEGIPSGKIMGKILNELFETVTDSPEMNDKEKLTSLAKKLFSEKYSV, from the coding sequence ATGTTTTCATCAAAAAGTGTAAAAATTCCAGAAAAACTAATCAAAGTCAGCAAAATTTTTTCAGACAACGGATTCAAGTCTTATCTTGTTGGCGGAGCTGTCCGCGATATGCTGATGGGAAAAACTTGCCACGACTACGACATTGCGACAAACGCGACTCCAGAGCAAGTAATGAAAATTTTCAGAAATGTAATCCCGACTGGAATTGCGCACGGAACTGTAACAATTCACATTTTCGGACTTGAGCTTGAAACAACAACTTTCAGAACAGAAACAGAATATTCAGACGGAAGGCATCCGGACAAAGTAAAATACGCAGACACAATCGAAGAAGATCTTTCACGGCGCGACTTTACAATGAACGCAATTGCCGCGGAACTTTCAACAGGAAAAATCACAGATCCGTTTGACGGACAAAAAGACATTCAAAGAAAAATAATCAGGACAGTCGGAAATCCATTAGAGCGATTTTCAGAAGACGGACTTCGGCCTGTAAGAGCAATAAGATTTTCAGGGCAGCTCGGATTTAAAATTGAAGAAAAAACATTTGGCGCAATTTCAAAAGAAGAAATTCTAAAAAAAGTCGAAGGAATTTCCACGGAAAGATTCCGCGATGAATTCTGTAAAATTCTTCAGACAGAAAAACCTAGCGTTGGGTTAAAACTACTGGAGCAGACAGGAATACTAAAAATATTTATTCCGCAGTTTTCCATTTGCAGAAATTGTCTTCAGCAGGACGAAAGAGGCTTCCACGAATTCGATGTTGCAGATCATATTTTATATGCTTGCGATGGCTGTCCAAAAGAAAACCTCACAGTCCGGCTTGCCGCTTTTTATCACGACATAGGAAAGCCGGAATCCAAAACAATCGAAACTGTCAACGGAAAAGAAAGAATTCATTTTCACGGGCATGAGCAGATTTCAGCGGAAAAAGCAAAAGCTTCAATGGCTTCACTAAAATTTTCAAATGACGAAATAAAAAAAGTGAGCCACCTTGTAAAAGAGCACATGTTTCACTATGAAAGCAACTGGACAGATTCGGCAGTGCGCAGATTCATAATCAGAGTTGGCGCGGAAAATCTTGACGACCTTTTTCTTTTGCGGCTTGCGGATATTTACGGAATGCACAGAGTTCCGCTTCAACAAAACAGTCCGTCCTGGAATCTTCTTGTTGAATTGAAAAAGCGGATTGAAAAACTTCTAAACGAAAATTCCGCTCTAAGCCTGAAAGATTTAAAAGTAAACGGAAAAGACTTAATGGCAGAAGGAATTCCAAGCGGAAAAATAATGGGAAAAATTTTAAACGAGCTTTTTGAAACTGTAACAGATTCTCCAGAAATGAATGACAAAGAAAAACTGACAAGCCTCGCAAAAAAACTGTTCAGCGAAAAATATTCCGTTTAA
- a CDS encoding thiamine diphosphokinase: protein MSIFIFTGGESPSPETAKPFFEKCKPDYIIAADSGLETLDLYAEFFGEDFSPDLILGDMDSLKNFSLLEKYKNAKREVFPGDKDFTDTELALSTAREICKTASVVLVGGNGGCLDHLISIYDSFSEDFHADVWLCVNQAVYFLAEKKSAEVFNLQLEDRISVSRLTNNFDNSFVEAEGFEWNCFRKKGMASVSNRISKENFLHKNPAKLFASKGSFLIFAPYHCEVKI, encoded by the coding sequence ATGAGCATTTTTATTTTTACTGGAGGAGAATCTCCGTCTCCAGAAACTGCAAAGCCTTTTTTTGAAAAATGCAAGCCCGACTACATTATTGCCGCTGATTCTGGGCTTGAAACTTTGGATTTGTATGCGGAATTTTTTGGTGAAGATTTTTCGCCGGATTTGATTCTTGGCGACATGGACAGTTTGAAAAATTTTTCTTTGCTTGAAAAATATAAAAATGCAAAGCGGGAAGTTTTTCCTGGCGATAAGGATTTTACCGACACGGAACTTGCGCTTTCTACTGCGAGGGAAATTTGCAAAACTGCATCGGTTGTTCTTGTGGGCGGAAATGGCGGCTGCCTTGATCATCTTATTTCAATTTACGATTCTTTTTCTGAAGATTTTCATGCCGACGTTTGGCTTTGTGTGAATCAGGCAGTTTATTTTCTTGCTGAAAAAAAATCTGCGGAAGTTTTTAATTTGCAGCTTGAAGACAGAATTTCAGTTTCGCGCCTTACAAATAATTTTGACAATTCTTTTGTTGAAGCGGAAGGTTTTGAATGGAACTGCTTTAGAAAAAAAGGAATGGCAAGCGTTTCAAATAGAATTTCAAAAGAAAATTTTTTGCATAAAAATCCGGCGAAACTTTTTGCTTCAAAAGGCTCTTTTTTGATTTTTGCTCCGTATCATTGCGAAGTGAAAATTTAA
- the aroH gene encoding chorismate mutase produces the protein MEKRIFGIRGAVCAENTPESITENVGEMCRLIFKENNLQPDDIVSVHFTMTQDLHCMNAAAALRKCDVGIDTSLLALFVSQEASIDGMLPRVVRVLVTAYLPAEKNPVHVYINGAEKLRPDFSKGK, from the coding sequence ATGGAAAAAAGAATTTTTGGAATTCGTGGTGCTGTTTGCGCTGAAAATACTCCAGAGTCAATAACAGAAAATGTCGGTGAAATGTGTCGCCTGATTTTTAAAGAAAACAATTTGCAGCCTGATGATATTGTTTCTGTTCATTTTACAATGACGCAGGATTTGCACTGCATGAATGCCGCTGCTGCGCTTAGAAAATGCGATGTTGGAATCGATACGTCTTTGCTTGCGCTTTTTGTTTCTCAGGAAGCTTCTATAGACGGAATGTTGCCTCGCGTTGTAAGAGTTCTAGTTACAGCTTATCTTCCTGCTGAAAAAAATCCTGTCCATGTTTACATTAATGGTGCGGAAAAACTTCGGCCTGATTTTTCAAAAGGAAAATAA
- a CDS encoding glycogen/starch synthase: MNIWLVSREYAGIAEAGGVKNVACSLAESLLHLGHKICVFIPFYGCTDLSHVENFCETWRDSVAFDINGKSVEVFFSRGIFNGVEIIFIRHDSFSEKKAVYTYTFDEQNQNPEHRQGEGHLDKDFLNMLFQKAVVCYSKNCLNDEIPNIVHCQDAPAAMIPVFARFMPAVSEFFSKTKFVVTIHNAGPGYHHEFKNIEEAERFSGLPKKILEKGKNGLCIEPFLLASENACITTVSLEYAEEIISGKTDTAGLSEGFKKKGIELIGITNGIDFSKYEPSDKKKSLLPFEFNPLKNDLEGKYKCRDFFLENFASKKSLDFKNFADGTLQFGFIDSAEKNSDFTYIAYHGRVVQQKGIEVMLDSAEKMFESDLPVRFIFAGQGSVELENSLIQFAEKWRGKCVYIKGYNKSIARLAVAAVDFSLHPSYFEPCGLEDFIAQTYGTLPVAHATGGLCKIVDDETGWLYSPNTSEALQTELTSLVNIMHYAGRDIFKGMISYASRYIHEKYSWNKVALIYEELYKKLLAC; the protein is encoded by the coding sequence TTGAATATTTGGCTTGTTTCAAGAGAATATGCTGGAATTGCGGAGGCGGGCGGTGTAAAAAATGTTGCCTGCTCTTTGGCTGAAAGTCTTTTGCATTTAGGACACAAAATTTGTGTTTTTATTCCGTTTTATGGCTGCACAGATTTATCGCACGTTGAAAATTTTTGTGAAACTTGGCGTGATTCTGTTGCTTTTGACATAAATGGAAAATCTGTTGAAGTTTTTTTCTCGCGCGGAATTTTCAATGGCGTTGAAATAATTTTTATCCGGCATGATTCTTTCTCTGAAAAAAAAGCGGTTTACACTTACACTTTTGATGAGCAAAATCAGAATCCTGAACATCGGCAAGGCGAAGGTCATCTTGATAAAGATTTTCTGAATATGCTTTTTCAAAAAGCTGTTGTGTGCTATTCAAAAAATTGCCTTAATGATGAAATTCCAAACATTGTGCATTGCCAAGATGCGCCTGCTGCTATGATTCCTGTTTTTGCGCGTTTTATGCCTGCTGTGAGCGAATTTTTTTCAAAGACAAAATTTGTTGTAACAATTCACAATGCCGGTCCCGGGTATCATCACGAATTTAAAAATATTGAAGAAGCCGAGCGTTTTTCGGGACTTCCAAAAAAAATTCTTGAAAAAGGAAAAAACGGCTTGTGTATAGAGCCTTTCCTTTTGGCTTCGGAAAATGCCTGCATTACTACGGTTTCCCTGGAATACGCAGAAGAAATTATTTCAGGCAAAACTGACACCGCAGGGCTTTCTGAAGGATTTAAGAAAAAAGGAATTGAGCTAATTGGCATTACAAATGGAATTGATTTTTCAAAGTATGAGCCTTCTGATAAAAAAAAGTCGCTTCTGCCTTTTGAATTTAATCCTTTAAAAAATGACTTGGAAGGAAAATATAAGTGCCGCGATTTCTTCTTGGAAAATTTCGCTTCAAAGAAAAGCCTCGATTTTAAAAATTTTGCGGATGGAACTTTGCAATTTGGCTTTATTGATTCCGCTGAAAAAAATTCTGATTTTACTTACATTGCGTATCACGGGCGGGTTGTCCAGCAGAAGGGAATTGAAGTTATGCTTGATTCCGCTGAAAAAATGTTTGAGTCAGATTTGCCTGTGAGATTTATTTTTGCGGGACAAGGTTCTGTTGAGCTTGAAAATTCTTTAATTCAGTTTGCTGAAAAATGGCGCGGAAAATGCGTCTACATAAAAGGATATAATAAATCCATTGCCCGGCTTGCAGTTGCCGCTGTTGATTTTTCGTTGCATCCAAGCTACTTTGAGCCGTGCGGACTTGAAGATTTTATTGCGCAGACTTATGGAACTTTGCCTGTTGCCCATGCGACTGGCGGACTTTGCAAAATCGTTGATGATGAAACTGGCTGGCTTTATTCCCCAAATACTTCCGAAGCTTTGCAGACTGAACTTACATCTTTGGTGAATATAATGCATTATGCCGGACGTGATATTTTTAAAGGCATGATTTCTTACGCTTCAAGATATATTCATGAAAAATATTCTTGGAACAAAGTTGCGCTGATTTATGAAGAGCTTTATAAAAAACTTCTTGCCTGCTGA
- a CDS encoding P83/100 family protein, translated as MNRKFLASLIFAAGSVFFVSAQNVNERELRSAGDASTIVFENYEGPHSVIETAAAINSIGAGLGNQLKNAGTQSSGTFGANGKYTVIHAVDPSEQGKLDADIILINPNATVDHIRNLRRIIASYLSAAYGYSQQDASTVATFVTVYNAVYRNQLDTFKSKYKNIVISNLNQQKCGLSIKWNEWPGNSQIVIPLGEYEEGGLSSVDTSVISDKKVVESMKEDDDKGVDERKNMVDIKEREAENAETKAQEAAKEAAQDKQALDEQKKNQAQAEKTAQAKQNEADKAKKDAENAQKEAAADPQNKAKQDEAKQAEQKAENAQKEADQAKSNAEQEQQKTQQQQQKADESAKKAEEQQQKADKKLDEAQNERMEIAKDQQEILDAELKQLEDGTVIGLKVVKEADYLSTLVKVNSKTGKVVKESPVKVIRGRTIIAVQDAVVGVATGASFPKTSGDSTFYMAICGENSGKGAIKLCLIDAFKMEIQKESEENVSEHSVLVNNGSNFYCVIQDKSGWVLGRYDKSLNLIQKSAVNISESTPITITGKGIVVTNSNNIPVLLSVSDLSVIEQ; from the coding sequence ATGAACAGAAAGTTTTTAGCCTCGCTGATTTTTGCGGCAGGCTCAGTTTTTTTCGTTTCGGCGCAAAATGTAAACGAAAGGGAACTTAGAAGCGCAGGAGACGCAAGCACAATCGTCTTTGAAAACTACGAAGGTCCTCATTCTGTAATTGAAACAGCGGCCGCTATAAATTCAATCGGAGCAGGACTTGGAAATCAGCTTAAAAACGCAGGAACTCAGTCAAGCGGAACATTCGGCGCAAACGGAAAATATACAGTCATTCATGCAGTTGATCCTTCCGAGCAAGGAAAACTTGACGCAGATATTATCCTTATAAATCCGAATGCAACAGTTGACCACATCAGAAACTTGCGGAGAATCATCGCATCTTACTTGAGCGCGGCTTACGGATATTCACAGCAGGACGCTTCAACGGTCGCAACATTCGTTACTGTATACAACGCAGTTTACAGAAACCAGCTTGACACGTTCAAGTCAAAATACAAAAACATTGTAATCAGCAATCTGAATCAGCAAAAATGCGGTCTTTCAATAAAATGGAACGAATGGCCGGGAAATTCGCAGATTGTAATTCCTCTTGGAGAATATGAAGAAGGCGGACTTTCTTCTGTTGACACTTCAGTTATCAGCGACAAAAAAGTTGTTGAATCCATGAAGGAAGACGATGACAAAGGCGTTGACGAGCGCAAAAACATGGTTGACATAAAAGAGCGCGAAGCTGAAAACGCAGAAACAAAAGCTCAGGAAGCGGCAAAAGAAGCGGCGCAGGACAAGCAAGCTTTAGACGAGCAGAAAAAAAATCAGGCTCAAGCTGAAAAAACAGCGCAGGCAAAGCAAAACGAAGCTGACAAAGCAAAAAAAGACGCTGAAAACGCCCAGAAAGAAGCCGCCGCAGATCCGCAGAACAAAGCAAAGCAAGATGAAGCAAAACAGGCTGAGCAAAAAGCTGAAAACGCTCAGAAAGAAGCTGACCAAGCAAAATCAAACGCTGAACAGGAACAGCAGAAAACCCAGCAGCAACAACAGAAAGCTGATGAGTCTGCAAAAAAAGCTGAAGAACAGCAACAGAAAGCCGACAAGAAACTTGACGAAGCTCAAAATGAAAGAATGGAAATTGCAAAAGACCAGCAGGAAATTCTTGACGCTGAACTTAAGCAGCTTGAAGACGGCACTGTAATCGGATTAAAAGTTGTAAAAGAAGCAGACTACTTAAGCACGCTTGTAAAAGTAAATTCAAAAACTGGAAAAGTCGTAAAAGAATCGCCAGTAAAAGTTATCCGCGGAAGAACAATAATCGCAGTTCAAGATGCAGTTGTCGGAGTTGCAACAGGAGCGTCATTCCCGAAAACTTCCGGAGACTCAACATTCTACATGGCTATTTGCGGTGAAAATTCAGGAAAAGGCGCTATAAAGCTTTGCCTGATTGACGCATTCAAAATGGAAATTCAAAAAGAATCTGAAGAAAATGTTTCTGAACATTCAGTTCTTGTAAACAACGGAAGCAATTTTTACTGTGTAATTCAGGACAAATCTGGCTGGGTTCTTGGCCGCTATGACAAATCTCTCAACTTGATTCAGAAAAGCGCAGTAAACATTTCAGAAAGCACTCCGATTACAATTACAGGAAAAGGAATTGTTGTTACAAATTCAAACAATATTCCAGTGCTTCTTTCAGTTTCTGATTTGTCAGTTATAGAACAGTAA